The Hordeum vulgare subsp. vulgare chromosome 4H, MorexV3_pseudomolecules_assembly, whole genome shotgun sequence genomic interval ACCCCATCCTCGCCAGAAGAAGCTTCAGCTTCTTGAGCCCGTTGTCGCTCCACGTCTTGAGCCTCGTCGCGACATAAGAGGAGCAGACCATGGAGTCGAACAAGGTCCACTCCCGCAGCAGCATAAGCCTCGGCTCGTCCTCGTAGGCGATGCGGGAGGTCTCGGGCGCACGGATCCTGGTCCCGTCCTTGAGCGTGACCACGGACCCGACGCCGGACGGATCGAGGTTGCCGGATCCGTTGATGTGCTGCTCGAGTTCCATGGCCGCGTCCTGGTAGCGCTCGTTGGTGATGCGCTCGTGGACGAACTGGTCGGTGAGGGAGACGCAGGCAAGCCAGAGCAGCTCGTTGGTGTTCCTGCGCAGCGCGTGGGCGAGGTCGTACATGAGGCACCCCGACGGCTTCCCGTGGAAGGTGCCGAGCCGGTAGTACTCCCGCCGCAGCCTCCCGAACAGCCTCACCGGATCGCCGCCGTCCGCCTCCGCGTCATCGGACGCGCGCCGTCTCTTCCTCATCCCGCCCTCGGCGTCGGAATCGTAATCCGAGCCATCTGACTCCTCTTCCTCGGAGGCGCAGAGGTGGTCGTCGTCCGCGTCCCCCTCGGCCGTTAGGTCGGAGGCATCGGCAAGGGAGGACACGTCGAAGTCATACGACAGGTCGGCGGTGCACTCGTCGTCAGCGGTGAAGAGGACGACGACGCGGTCGTTCCCCGCGGCGAGGTTGCGGAGGTTCACGGGGCGGTGTGAGTCCACGACGAAAGCGGTGGAGCCGCTCGGTAGGACGCCGCGGAGGAGGTCGCAGCGCGCGCCCCAGTTGATGAGTAGTACGCAGAGCGGAGGCGGCGGCTGGGATGAGGACACGGcggcgccggagaaggaggcgagGAGTTCCGCGGCATCGGCGGTGGAGGCGACGGGGTAGACGGAGAAGCGGACGGAGTCGGCGGAGAGGACGTGGGCGAGGATCCTGAGCGCGCAGAGCGAGTCGGCGTCGGACGCGGACGGGAGGATCAGGAGAGGGGATGCGGAGGCGGAGGAAaccgctgcggcggcggcggtggcggcgcggaGGCGCGCGTAGAAGGAGTCGGCGCCGAGCTCACGCACCATTGTAGCATGAATATCGAAATGGAAAATTCGAGGGATGGCGGAGAGGGGTTCAGACTTGGATTTGGATTTGGGTGTTTTGTTGTGCGGGATAGCGGCGAGAGCAGGGAGGCGGAGGGCGGGAGGGATTCGGAAATTTTCGGCTttcggagggagggagggagggaaggctTCGCGTTTGGGATGTGGGGATGGACTGTGGGCTCGGAGCATCTTCAACAAAAACGCTAAAAAAAATTACGCCATAAAAATATTGTTTCGAGCGCGAAGTAAATAATGACACATTAAAAGAAATTTCATATAGGGAAAATGGCAGCTCACACGTCATTTTTTGGATACATCAGCCAACGTGCAATATAAATCCCACGTTGCGCTGTATC includes:
- the LOC123446231 gene encoding cell division control protein 45 homolog, producing the protein MVRELGADSFYARLRAATAAAAAVSSASASPLLILPSASDADSLCALRILAHVLSADSVRFSVYPVASTADAAELLASFSGAAVSSSQPPPPLCVLLINWGARCDLLRGVLPSGSTAFVVDSHRPVNLRNLAAGNDRVVVLFTADDECTADLSYDFDVSSLADASDLTAEGDADDDHLCASEEEESDGSDYDSDAEGGMRKRRRASDDAEADGGDPVRLFGRLRREYYRLGTFHGKPSGCLMYDLAHALRRNTNELLWLACVSLTDQFVHERITNERYQDAAMELEQHINGSGNLDPSGVGSVVTLKDGTRIRAPETSRIAYEDEPRLMLLREWTLFDSMVCSSYVATRLKTWSDNGLKKLKLLLARMGFPLADCQKGFQYMSMDVKRKMRDEFDRFLPEYGLTDFYYRSFLRVHGYKSKVSAADLVYGVTALLESVNAESKECRAAEQFWVAYSALSPSNVDQLQKGMQSAIEIQRAILRQGSSAITKSGFIRSAKKFRWVKLDDPVDTSKLCHPQALTKFCFFLMDALKERGARMKPLVCACLGREPEKVLVVGVWGKPRLGAVQGNSFGNAFRSAAEEIGADYFHDMFESSWIVLDVVAVSSFMIRLTEKL